A stretch of Corallococcus exiguus DNA encodes these proteins:
- a CDS encoding heparinase II/III family protein — protein sequence MGTLDYYATMARMAPGALAKSAVRRVQKVARQALYRRREQVDEAQLLESFGATRAEDLVTLALDHRTSRAWCELSQRESARAAIQKLPGAKVRTLERAEQALRQEWDVFGMKVAFGEGKPVDWSLEPVSGRQYPVDPVERMPLHVTGMDPKYPWVMARLDSALALAQGAWVADTEAERSRFATAFVAQTLDFLQANPVGMGVHWTCPMEIALRAANIAQALVMFADAPEVRRPEFLVPVLGALAEHCAWVEAHLEDTSAVPNNHLVSNYVGLAVVGLLFPELPGAPRQVALAANGLRTQMEAQVHPEGTSFEGSIPYHRLSVELFTLAFLVARGAGVSMGPAYEARLRLMFVAARAWSSEAGLAPQIGDNDSGRVFPFQEREDGDHSYLAGLGAALFNDAGLGGGVFPDEAAWLLGDAGLVRFNALPVAPAPASVSFSEGGFHILRGEGVVLTVSAGKQGQRGVGGHSHNDKLSFELHLAGRPVIVDSGTGSYTRDPALRNAMRSTAAHNTLQVDGAEQAPLDPARLFALPEDARARVVAFQPGAKHDRLVVRHDGYRHLPAPVGIERTFFLDRHVRALAVGDRLVGTGRHEVVGRLHLPDAQARWCQPAAEVVARAGRVQEGPEAFDARALEIGPADAPAGWVLFGRGLETLLVPSRYSPAYGRVVPAVSVEFRRQLTPPAWLGWVFVFR from the coding sequence ATGGGTACTCTCGATTACTACGCGACGATGGCTCGGATGGCGCCTGGGGCGCTCGCGAAGAGCGCGGTCCGCCGGGTCCAGAAGGTCGCACGGCAGGCGCTGTACCGCCGCCGGGAGCAGGTGGACGAGGCGCAGCTGCTGGAGTCCTTCGGCGCCACCCGCGCCGAGGACCTGGTGACGCTCGCGCTGGATCACCGCACGTCGCGCGCATGGTGCGAACTGTCGCAGCGCGAGTCCGCTCGCGCCGCCATCCAGAAGCTTCCGGGCGCGAAGGTGCGCACGCTCGAGCGCGCCGAACAGGCGCTCCGTCAGGAGTGGGACGTCTTCGGCATGAAGGTGGCCTTCGGCGAAGGCAAGCCGGTGGACTGGTCCCTGGAGCCGGTGAGCGGCCGGCAGTATCCGGTGGATCCCGTGGAGCGCATGCCGCTGCACGTGACGGGCATGGATCCGAAGTACCCGTGGGTGATGGCCCGGCTGGACAGCGCGCTGGCCCTGGCCCAGGGCGCGTGGGTTGCTGACACCGAAGCGGAGCGCTCGCGCTTCGCCACGGCCTTCGTCGCGCAGACGCTGGACTTCCTGCAGGCGAACCCCGTGGGCATGGGCGTCCATTGGACGTGCCCCATGGAGATTGCCCTGCGCGCGGCCAACATCGCGCAGGCGTTGGTGATGTTCGCGGACGCGCCGGAAGTGCGCCGTCCGGAGTTCCTGGTGCCCGTGCTGGGCGCGCTCGCGGAGCACTGCGCTTGGGTGGAAGCCCATCTGGAGGACACCAGCGCGGTGCCCAACAACCACCTCGTCTCCAACTACGTGGGGTTGGCGGTGGTGGGGCTGCTCTTCCCGGAGCTGCCCGGCGCGCCCCGTCAGGTGGCGCTCGCGGCGAACGGCCTGCGCACCCAGATGGAGGCTCAGGTCCACCCCGAAGGCACGTCCTTCGAGGGCTCCATTCCCTACCACCGCCTGTCGGTGGAGCTGTTCACGCTGGCCTTCCTCGTCGCTCGCGGCGCGGGCGTGTCGATGGGCCCCGCGTACGAAGCGCGTCTGCGCCTGATGTTCGTCGCGGCCCGCGCCTGGTCGTCGGAAGCCGGCCTGGCTCCACAGATTGGCGACAACGACAGCGGCCGCGTGTTCCCGTTCCAGGAGCGCGAGGACGGGGATCACAGCTACCTCGCGGGGCTGGGCGCGGCGCTCTTCAACGACGCGGGGCTGGGCGGCGGCGTGTTCCCGGACGAGGCGGCGTGGCTCCTGGGCGACGCGGGCCTGGTGCGTTTCAACGCGCTGCCCGTGGCTCCGGCGCCCGCGTCGGTAAGCTTTTCGGAAGGTGGCTTCCACATCTTGCGCGGCGAAGGGGTCGTGCTCACCGTCTCGGCCGGAAAGCAGGGGCAGCGGGGCGTCGGAGGACACAGCCACAACGACAAGCTTTCCTTCGAGCTTCACCTCGCCGGCCGCCCCGTCATCGTCGATTCAGGCACGGGTTCGTATACGCGGGATCCGGCCCTGCGCAACGCGATGCGGAGCACCGCGGCGCACAACACGCTTCAGGTGGATGGGGCGGAGCAGGCCCCGTTGGATCCGGCGCGGCTGTTCGCGCTGCCGGAGGATGCCCGGGCTCGCGTCGTGGCCTTCCAGCCCGGCGCGAAGCATGACCGGTTGGTGGTGCGCCATGACGGCTACCGCCACCTGCCGGCCCCGGTAGGGATTGAGAGGACTTTCTTCCTCGACCGGCACGTGCGCGCGCTGGCCGTGGGGGACCGGCTCGTCGGAACGGGCCGTCATGAGGTGGTCGGACGTTTGCACCTGCCAGATGCGCAGGCGCGGTGGTGCCAGCCCGCAGCGGAAGTGGTGGCGCGGGCAGGGCGCGTGCAGGAGGGCCCGGAGGCCTTCGATGCACGGGCCCTTGAGATTGGACCGGCGGATGCACCCGCGGGTTGGGTGCTCTTCGGGCGGGGGTTGGAGACCCTGCTCGTGCCGTCTCGCTACTCGCCCGCGTATGGGCGCGTGGTGCCGGCGGTGTCGGTGGAGTTCCGGAGGCAGCTGACGCCTCCGGCATGGTTGGGGTGGGTGTTCGTCTTCAGGTGA
- a CDS encoding histidine kinase dimerization/phospho-acceptor domain-containing protein, translating into METTLTAVAEQALRKGTRAGLEALLKASLRLTGATGAALYEGRVCVMKVGNVPARRADASKRSSVMEIWPAPLTTSQRSVVARFSTFAPALLAAHSREAAQGARQARLLEAKRRLERTVAVQDKRRSRAAHDLRTPLMVIKGYVDMMLKGTGGPLGPQAQRYLERIAKVAADQKELIDRRLAPPVPGLDDLRPVLTRAFAPTRGRAAATLTLPAERTVPVKGARADWELLARTLARGTVGAVAVDVHLGPAQEASQWLLRVQACPGAALTARTQAMLQQLTERLGGTMAVAVEPRLEITLVLPGDDAFPVPAYC; encoded by the coding sequence ATGGAAACGACGCTGACGGCGGTGGCCGAGCAGGCGCTGCGCAAAGGAACGCGCGCGGGCCTGGAGGCTCTCCTCAAGGCGTCCTTGCGGCTGACCGGTGCGACCGGCGCGGCCCTCTATGAAGGACGCGTTTGCGTGATGAAGGTGGGGAACGTCCCCGCCCGTCGCGCGGATGCATCGAAACGGTCCTCTGTCATGGAGATATGGCCCGCGCCACTGACGACGTCGCAGCGGAGCGTGGTGGCGCGCTTCAGCACGTTCGCCCCGGCGCTGCTCGCGGCGCATTCGCGCGAGGCGGCCCAGGGCGCACGACAGGCCCGGCTGCTGGAAGCGAAGCGGCGCCTGGAGCGCACCGTGGCGGTGCAGGACAAGCGGCGCTCGCGCGCGGCGCATGACCTGCGTACACCGCTCATGGTCATCAAGGGCTACGTGGACATGATGCTCAAGGGCACCGGCGGACCGCTGGGCCCGCAGGCGCAGCGCTACCTGGAGCGCATCGCCAAGGTCGCCGCGGATCAGAAGGAGCTCATCGACCGGCGCCTGGCACCACCCGTGCCGGGCCTGGATGACCTGCGCCCCGTGCTGACGCGCGCCTTCGCGCCCACGCGAGGCCGCGCCGCCGCCACGCTGACGCTGCCCGCGGAACGGACCGTGCCGGTGAAAGGCGCCCGGGCGGACTGGGAGCTGCTCGCCCGCACCCTCGCCAGGGGCACCGTTGGCGCCGTAGCGGTGGACGTCCACCTGGGCCCGGCCCAGGAGGCCTCCCAGTGGCTGCTGCGCGTCCAGGCCTGCCCTGGCGCGGCCCTGACGGCGCGGACGCAGGCCATGCTCCAGCAGCTCACGGAGCGGCTGGGAGGCACGATGGCCGTGGCCGTGGAGCCCAGGCTGGAAATCACCCTGGTGCTGCCGGGGGATGACGCCTTCCCAGTACCTGCCTACTGCTGA
- a CDS encoding TldD/PmbA family protein encodes MLMAASLLMGAAPAPDPRAPLLDAMSAELQRNQQQLKVNGHEAPYFLSYGVKDYESRLIIARYGALFQDDDYRERKLGVDVRVGSYDYDSSVADSLDFGFSTSKGSSFTARKDGPQDDSPLALRTALWLVTDEKYKAALFQYLKKKGEDVYSVEDPKRPASFSKETPATYVQPPVAFPFDRPKWRKLAREVSARFNAHPELFDSEVRITADKVTRLFTSSEGTRLITEETLYAFHVSAVTRAPDGQLLDNSRSFYLPTEAGMPDEARVHAAAQKVIDELLALRQAPAITPYAGPAILAPEAAGVLFHETLGHRLEADRQDGDTDGKTFKGQEGKQILPAFLSLRDDPSRREVNGEPLNGYYLYDEEGVKGQPVSLVEKGVLKGYLMSRHPVEGFPKSNGHGRGQGTLQPVARMANLLVDSTKQVSDAELKKLLVAEAKRQGKPFGLIIRDITGGNTNTSSYGYQAFKGVPRMVYRVDVKTGEETLVRGVEIVGTPLSSVNRILATGQKLGVFNGFCGAESGNVPVSTVAPAVLLQELELQRTMEGKDRPPLLPSPAAPQKGTAGPEAKKD; translated from the coding sequence ATGCTCATGGCCGCGTCGCTGCTGATGGGCGCGGCGCCCGCTCCCGACCCTCGCGCTCCGTTGCTGGACGCGATGAGCGCGGAGCTTCAGCGCAACCAGCAGCAGCTCAAGGTGAACGGCCATGAAGCGCCGTACTTCCTGAGCTACGGCGTGAAGGACTACGAGTCGCGGTTGATCATCGCGCGCTACGGAGCGCTGTTCCAGGACGATGACTACCGCGAGCGCAAGCTGGGCGTGGACGTGCGCGTGGGCAGCTACGACTACGACAGCTCCGTGGCGGACTCGCTCGACTTCGGCTTCAGCACCAGCAAGGGCTCCAGCTTCACCGCGCGCAAGGACGGGCCGCAGGACGACTCGCCGCTCGCGCTGCGCACGGCGCTGTGGCTCGTCACGGACGAGAAGTACAAGGCCGCCCTCTTCCAGTACCTGAAGAAGAAGGGCGAGGACGTCTACTCGGTGGAGGACCCCAAGCGCCCCGCGTCCTTCTCCAAGGAGACGCCGGCCACCTACGTGCAGCCGCCGGTGGCGTTCCCTTTTGATCGCCCGAAGTGGCGCAAGCTGGCGCGCGAAGTGTCCGCGCGCTTCAACGCGCACCCGGAGCTGTTCGATTCAGAAGTGCGCATCACCGCGGACAAGGTCACGCGGTTGTTTACGTCGTCCGAAGGCACGCGCCTCATCACGGAGGAGACGCTGTACGCGTTCCACGTCTCCGCGGTGACGCGCGCGCCGGACGGGCAGCTGCTCGACAACTCGCGCAGCTTCTACCTGCCCACGGAAGCGGGGATGCCCGACGAGGCGCGCGTGCACGCGGCGGCGCAGAAGGTCATCGACGAGCTGCTCGCGCTGCGGCAGGCACCGGCCATCACCCCGTACGCGGGCCCGGCCATCCTGGCGCCGGAGGCCGCGGGCGTGCTCTTCCACGAGACGCTCGGCCACCGGCTGGAAGCGGACCGGCAGGACGGCGACACCGACGGCAAGACGTTCAAGGGACAGGAGGGGAAGCAGATCCTCCCGGCCTTCCTGTCGCTGCGGGATGATCCGTCCCGGCGCGAGGTGAACGGCGAGCCGCTCAACGGCTACTACCTCTACGACGAAGAGGGCGTGAAGGGTCAGCCGGTGAGCCTGGTGGAGAAGGGCGTGCTCAAGGGCTACCTGATGAGCCGTCACCCAGTGGAGGGCTTCCCCAAGTCCAACGGCCACGGACGCGGCCAGGGCACGCTCCAGCCGGTGGCGCGCATGGCGAACCTGCTGGTGGACAGCACGAAACAGGTGAGCGACGCGGAGCTGAAGAAGCTGCTCGTCGCGGAGGCGAAGCGGCAGGGCAAGCCGTTCGGGCTCATCATCCGCGACATCACGGGCGGCAACACCAACACGTCCAGCTACGGCTACCAGGCCTTCAAGGGCGTGCCGCGCATGGTGTACCGCGTGGACGTGAAGACCGGCGAGGAGACGCTGGTGCGCGGGGTCGAAATCGTGGGCACGCCGCTGTCGTCCGTGAACCGCATCCTCGCTACGGGCCAGAAGCTGGGCGTGTTCAACGGCTTCTGCGGCGCGGAGAGCGGCAACGTGCCCGTGTCCACCGTGGCGCCCGCGGTGCTGCTCCAGGAGTTGGAGCTGCAGCGCACCATGGAGGGCAAGGACCGGCCGCCGCTGTTGCCCAGCCCGGCCGCCCCTCAGAAGGGGACGGCCGGACCGGAGGCGAAGAAGGACTAA
- a CDS encoding nucleotide sugar dehydrogenase, producing MVGNPLLGRIQNREAKVGVVGLGYVGLPLGMAFAEAGFPVTGLDVDQRKIDKIAKGESYIKHIPSAPLAELTTAGKLKATNDFAKSRELDCVIICVPTPLTASREPDMTFIIQTGEALAPYVRPGQLFILESTTYPGTTEEILKPLLEKNGLKAGVDFFLAFSPEREDPGNKGFNTKTIPKVVGGYSPACLEVAVALYGSALKEVVPVTSTRVAELSKLLENIYRCVNIAMVNEMKMLCDRMNVDVWEVIQAASTKPFGFQPFYPGPGLGGHCIPIDPFYLTWKAREFEFHTKFIELAGEVNWQMPYYVVQRTMEALNQNKKVLNGAKVLCIGAAYKKDIDDHRESPSLRVMTLLKEKGADIAYHDPFVKELHKGHGFNMEMKSVPLDPETLSQYDAVMILTDHSHIDYNELVQRSNIVVDTRNATKAVTQGREKIVKA from the coding sequence ATGGTTGGCAACCCGTTGCTGGGTCGGATTCAGAATCGGGAAGCGAAGGTGGGCGTGGTGGGTCTCGGGTACGTCGGTCTTCCGCTGGGCATGGCCTTCGCGGAAGCAGGCTTCCCGGTCACGGGGCTGGACGTCGACCAGCGCAAGATCGACAAGATCGCCAAGGGTGAGAGCTACATCAAGCACATCCCCAGCGCGCCGCTGGCGGAGCTCACCACCGCTGGCAAGCTCAAGGCGACCAACGACTTCGCGAAGTCCCGCGAGCTCGACTGCGTCATCATCTGCGTGCCCACGCCGCTGACCGCGTCGCGTGAGCCGGACATGACCTTCATCATCCAGACGGGCGAGGCCCTGGCGCCGTACGTGCGCCCCGGCCAGCTCTTCATCCTGGAGTCCACCACCTACCCGGGCACCACCGAGGAGATCCTCAAGCCCCTGCTGGAGAAGAACGGCCTCAAGGCGGGCGTGGACTTCTTCCTGGCCTTCAGCCCCGAGCGCGAGGACCCGGGCAACAAGGGCTTCAACACCAAGACGATTCCGAAGGTCGTGGGCGGCTACTCGCCCGCGTGCCTGGAGGTGGCGGTCGCCCTCTACGGCAGCGCCCTGAAGGAAGTGGTGCCGGTGACCTCCACGCGCGTCGCGGAGCTCTCCAAGCTGCTGGAGAACATCTACCGCTGCGTGAACATCGCCATGGTCAACGAGATGAAGATGCTCTGCGACCGCATGAACGTGGACGTGTGGGAGGTCATCCAGGCCGCCAGCACCAAGCCCTTCGGCTTCCAGCCGTTCTACCCGGGCCCCGGCCTGGGCGGGCACTGCATCCCCATCGACCCGTTCTACCTGACGTGGAAGGCGCGCGAGTTCGAGTTCCACACCAAGTTCATCGAGCTGGCCGGTGAGGTGAACTGGCAGATGCCCTACTACGTGGTGCAGCGCACGATGGAGGCGCTCAACCAGAACAAGAAGGTCCTCAACGGCGCGAAGGTCCTCTGCATCGGCGCGGCGTACAAGAAGGACATCGACGACCACCGCGAGTCCCCGTCGCTGCGCGTGATGACGCTCCTCAAGGAGAAGGGCGCGGACATCGCCTACCACGACCCGTTCGTGAAGGAGCTGCACAAGGGCCACGGCTTCAACATGGAGATGAAGTCCGTCCCGCTCGACCCGGAGACGCTCAGCCAGTACGACGCGGTGATGATCCTCACCGACCACTCGCACATCGACTACAACGAGCTGGTCCAGCGCTCGAACATCGTCGTCGACACGCGCAACGCGACCAAGGCCGTCACCCAGGGCCGCGAGAAGATCGTCAAGGCGTAG